The proteins below come from a single Alnus glutinosa chromosome 9, dhAlnGlut1.1, whole genome shotgun sequence genomic window:
- the LOC133877836 gene encoding phosphoinositide phospholipase C 2-like isoform X1 gives MSKQQHYKVCFCFRRIFKLRVVEPPEDIKNVFERYSENGTMSIDQLHEFLIQVQGDRNASKDHAQAIFNSLKHLNIFQRKGLHLEAFFRYLLGDLNLPLHPHGVHQDMNAPLAHYFLFTGHNSYLTGNQLSSDSSVEPIVDALQRGVRVIELDLWPNPTKSDVEVRHGGTLTSPVELIKCLKAIKDNAFSASDYPVVITFEDHLNADLQAKVAKMVTKTFGAMLYSPESECIKEFPSPESLKKRVLISTKPPECLEVQNTMEKDQQRHKDSAEDETRNTNFKKELGATDKQVEPNDEYEDEENATPQYRSLIAIHAGKPKGALNIWETDPNKVRRLSLSEQELENAASTYGTDIVRFTQKNLLRIYPKGMRLDSSNYDPMLGWRHGAQMVAFNMQGEGKYLWIMQGMFRANGGCGYVKKPDFLLQVDSNNEVFDPRVFDHHVSLEPPPAVKTILKVKVYMGEGWRSDFSRTHFDLYSPPDFFVRIGIAGVPIDQHHMKHTQVIEDDWQPAWNKEFEFPLRAPELAVLRIEVAEYDASGKNDFGGQTCLPVSELRSGIRAVPLHDKKGNKFKNVRLLMRIELIV, from the exons GCTTCTGTTTCAGGAGAATATTTAAGCTCAGGGTGGTTGAACCCCCGGAAGATATCAAGAACGTTTTTGAACGATACTCGGAGAATGGCACCATGAGCATTGATCAACTGCATGAGTTCCTGATTCAGGTTCAAGGAGATCGTAACGCTAGCAAGGACCATGCTCAGGCCATCTTCAACAGCCTCAAGCATCTCAACATCTTCCAGCGGAAGGGCCTCCATCTTGAAGCTTTCTTCCGATATCTCCTAGGCGATCTTAATCTCCCTCTCCATCCTCATGGG GTGCACCAAGACATGAATGCTCCACTTGCTCATTACTTCCTATTCACAGGCCATAACTCCTACTTAACTGGCAATCAACTCAGCAGCGACAGCAGTGTGGAACCCATTGTAGACGCACTACAAAGAGGTGTAAGAGTTATCGAATTGGATTTGTGGCCAAACCCCACGAAAAGCGATGTGGAAGTTCGTCATGGAGG GACTCTGACTAGTCCAGTGGAACTCATCAAATGTTTGAAAGCTATTAAGGACAATGCGTTTTCTGCTTCTGACTACCCTGTTGTGATTACTTTTGAAGACCACCTAAATGCAGATCTTCAAGCTAAAGTGGCCAAG atggtcactaaaacATTTGGAGCCATGCTATATAGCCCTGAATCAGAATGCATAAAGGAATTCCCTTCACCAGAATCATTGAAGAAAAGGGTTTTGATTTCAACTAAACCACCAGAATGCCTTGAAGTTCAGAATACCATGGAAAAAGATCAACAAAGGCATAAAGATTCAGCAGAGGATGAAACTCGGAACACAAATTTCAAAAAGGAACTTGGAGCCACTGATAAG CAGGTTGAGCCGAATGACGAGTATGAAGACGAGGAAAATGCTACTCCTCAATATAGGAGCTTAATTGCCATTCATGCAGGAAAGCCTAAAGGTGCATTAAATATCTGGGAAACTGATCCTAATAAAGTTAGACGTCTTAGCTTGAGTGAGCAAGAGCTTGAAAATGCTGCAAGTACGTATGGAACTGATATTGTCAG GTTTACCCAAAAAAACTTGCTGAGGATCTACCCTAAAGGTATGCGCTTGGACTCATCTAATTACGATCCTATGCTGGGATGGAGGCATGGAGCTCAAATGGTTGCATTTAATATGCAG GGAGAGGGGAAGTACCTTTGGATTATGCAAGGCATGTTCAGAGCCAATGGCGGTTGCGGTTATGTGAAAAAACCTGACTTTTTGTTGCAGGTAGATTCAAATAATGAGGTCTTTGATCCTCGGGTCTTTGATCATCATGTCAGTCTAGAGCCGCCACCGGCGGTTAAGACAATATTGAAG GTAAAAGTCTACATGGGAGAAGGGTGGCGTTCAGATTTCAGCCGCACACACTTCGATCTATATTCACCACCCGACTTTTTTGTCAGA ATTGGAATTGCTGGAGTCCCAATTGATCAACATCATATGAAGCACACACAAGTAATTGAGGATGACTGGCAACCAGCATGGAATAAGGAGTTTGAATTCCCACTGAGGGCTCCCGAGTTAGCTGTTCTTCGAATTGAAGTTGCCGAGTATGACGCATCAGGGAAGAATGACTTCGGAGGTCAGACATGTCTACCTGTATCAGAGTTGAGAAGTGGCATCCGAGCAGTTCCCTTACATGATAAAAAGggaaacaaattcaaaaatgtaAGGCTTCTTATGCGAATTGAATTAATTGTTTAA
- the LOC133877836 gene encoding phosphoinositide phospholipase C 2-like isoform X2 has translation MSKQQHYKVCFCFRRIFKLRVVEPPEDIKNVFERYSENGTMSIDQLHEFLIQVQGDRNASKDHAQAIFNSLKHLNIFQRKGLHLEAFFRYLLGDLNLPLHPHGVHQDMNAPLAHYFLFTGHNSYLTGNQLSSDSSVEPIVDALQRGVRVIELDLWPNPTKSDVEVRHGGTLTSPVELIKCLKAIKDNAFSASDYPVVITFEDHLNADLQAKVAKMVTKTFGAMLYSPESECIKEFPSPESLKKRVLISTKPPECLEVQNTMEKDQQRHKDSAEDETRNTNFKKELGATDKVEPNDEYEDEENATPQYRSLIAIHAGKPKGALNIWETDPNKVRRLSLSEQELENAASTYGTDIVRFTQKNLLRIYPKGMRLDSSNYDPMLGWRHGAQMVAFNMQGEGKYLWIMQGMFRANGGCGYVKKPDFLLQVDSNNEVFDPRVFDHHVSLEPPPAVKTILKVKVYMGEGWRSDFSRTHFDLYSPPDFFVRIGIAGVPIDQHHMKHTQVIEDDWQPAWNKEFEFPLRAPELAVLRIEVAEYDASGKNDFGGQTCLPVSELRSGIRAVPLHDKKGNKFKNVRLLMRIELIV, from the exons GCTTCTGTTTCAGGAGAATATTTAAGCTCAGGGTGGTTGAACCCCCGGAAGATATCAAGAACGTTTTTGAACGATACTCGGAGAATGGCACCATGAGCATTGATCAACTGCATGAGTTCCTGATTCAGGTTCAAGGAGATCGTAACGCTAGCAAGGACCATGCTCAGGCCATCTTCAACAGCCTCAAGCATCTCAACATCTTCCAGCGGAAGGGCCTCCATCTTGAAGCTTTCTTCCGATATCTCCTAGGCGATCTTAATCTCCCTCTCCATCCTCATGGG GTGCACCAAGACATGAATGCTCCACTTGCTCATTACTTCCTATTCACAGGCCATAACTCCTACTTAACTGGCAATCAACTCAGCAGCGACAGCAGTGTGGAACCCATTGTAGACGCACTACAAAGAGGTGTAAGAGTTATCGAATTGGATTTGTGGCCAAACCCCACGAAAAGCGATGTGGAAGTTCGTCATGGAGG GACTCTGACTAGTCCAGTGGAACTCATCAAATGTTTGAAAGCTATTAAGGACAATGCGTTTTCTGCTTCTGACTACCCTGTTGTGATTACTTTTGAAGACCACCTAAATGCAGATCTTCAAGCTAAAGTGGCCAAG atggtcactaaaacATTTGGAGCCATGCTATATAGCCCTGAATCAGAATGCATAAAGGAATTCCCTTCACCAGAATCATTGAAGAAAAGGGTTTTGATTTCAACTAAACCACCAGAATGCCTTGAAGTTCAGAATACCATGGAAAAAGATCAACAAAGGCATAAAGATTCAGCAGAGGATGAAACTCGGAACACAAATTTCAAAAAGGAACTTGGAGCCACTGATAAG GTTGAGCCGAATGACGAGTATGAAGACGAGGAAAATGCTACTCCTCAATATAGGAGCTTAATTGCCATTCATGCAGGAAAGCCTAAAGGTGCATTAAATATCTGGGAAACTGATCCTAATAAAGTTAGACGTCTTAGCTTGAGTGAGCAAGAGCTTGAAAATGCTGCAAGTACGTATGGAACTGATATTGTCAG GTTTACCCAAAAAAACTTGCTGAGGATCTACCCTAAAGGTATGCGCTTGGACTCATCTAATTACGATCCTATGCTGGGATGGAGGCATGGAGCTCAAATGGTTGCATTTAATATGCAG GGAGAGGGGAAGTACCTTTGGATTATGCAAGGCATGTTCAGAGCCAATGGCGGTTGCGGTTATGTGAAAAAACCTGACTTTTTGTTGCAGGTAGATTCAAATAATGAGGTCTTTGATCCTCGGGTCTTTGATCATCATGTCAGTCTAGAGCCGCCACCGGCGGTTAAGACAATATTGAAG GTAAAAGTCTACATGGGAGAAGGGTGGCGTTCAGATTTCAGCCGCACACACTTCGATCTATATTCACCACCCGACTTTTTTGTCAGA ATTGGAATTGCTGGAGTCCCAATTGATCAACATCATATGAAGCACACACAAGTAATTGAGGATGACTGGCAACCAGCATGGAATAAGGAGTTTGAATTCCCACTGAGGGCTCCCGAGTTAGCTGTTCTTCGAATTGAAGTTGCCGAGTATGACGCATCAGGGAAGAATGACTTCGGAGGTCAGACATGTCTACCTGTATCAGAGTTGAGAAGTGGCATCCGAGCAGTTCCCTTACATGATAAAAAGggaaacaaattcaaaaatgtaAGGCTTCTTATGCGAATTGAATTAATTGTTTAA
- the LOC133878702 gene encoding putative serine/threonine-protein kinase-like protein CCR3, with the protein MTIPPSFFTIILFLITLVRLSPPTVVNGLGSASTTAITFGSTTVCGIIAAEPTQRVQCYQNGQVISVQPNVSFEAISGGDDFFCGLTSGGFSLLCWDTSASYSSFEPKRLYYSNTVKLTDLAVGDTQVCAKEINSGIARCWRGSNQGGSNFSAPGEALKFRAMTSGSGFSCGILKNNSSVLCWGNGYMVSEIQRQFGNLSMSSLVAGESHVCGLTTTGMLVCKGNNGSGQLDVPFSFASEFSGLALGRNFTCAMRARNGLVACWGGSNRFEFDNSVIENISFETIVAGLDFVCGLTSSNLSTICWGPGWSNMTGELPLGIVLPGPCVYSSCNACGVYPNSEALCDGSGNICKSCTIEMPLAVPVPPVASSPPSQPVSPPATKARNKFSLPFMIVGSVGGFAGICSIVFCLWAGVHGLLRKNDSNSVQPNNVDTVADSNAPTPSSLKRQRSGSSTTSKHTDRTRIFSFSELSSATNNFSIENKIGAGSFGSVYKGNLMDGREVAIKRGETSVRTKKFQEKEIAFDSELVLLSRIHHKHLVGLVGFCEESDERLLVYEYMSNGALHDHLHSKNNVERSSSVLNSWQMRIKIALDAARGIEYLHSYAVPPIIHRDIKSSNILLDANWTARVSDFGLSLILRPDSEHESMSSKAVGTVGYIDPEYYVLNVLTAKSDVYGLGVVLLELLTGKRAVFKNEEDGTAGPIGVVEYAAPLILAGELQKVVDRRVGLPELHEAGAVHLLAYIAARCVSLEGKERPGMSDIVANLERAVALCEENPGRLSPTTMSTRSE; encoded by the coding sequence ATGACAATTCCACCTTCTTTCTTCACGATCATTCTCTTCCTCATCACCCTCGTACGTCTCTCGCCTCCAACTGTAGTTAATGGCCTCGGCTCGGCCTCCACCACCGCCATCACCTTCGGCTCCACCACAGTCTGCGGTATCATCGCCGCCGAGCCCACCCAGAGAGTCCAATGCTACCAAAACGGCCAAGTCATCTCAGTCCAACCCAATGTCTCATTTGAAGCCATCTCAGGCGGTGACGACTTCTTCTGCGGCCTCACGTCTGGCGGCTTCAGCCTCCTTTGCTGGGACACTAGCGCATCATACTCGAGCTTTGAACCAAAACGTTTATATTACAGCAACACGGTCAAACTGACTGATCTAGCAGTCGGCGATACTCAAGTTTGCGCTAAAGAGATCAACTCTGGTATCGCCAGGTGTTGGAGAGGAAGTAATCAAGGTGGGTCTAACTTTTCAGCACCTGGGGAAGCATTAAAGTTTCGTGCGATGACATCTGGAAGTGGGTTTTCATGTGGCATTTTGAAGAACAATAGCTCTGTTTTATGTTGGGGAAACGGTTATATGGTATCCGAGATTCAGAGACAGTTCGGGAATTTGTCAATGTCAAGCTTAGTAGCCGGAGAGTCTCATGTCTGTGGCTTGACAACGACCGGAATGTTGGTTTGTAAAGGGAACAATGGTTCCGGTCAACTGGATGTTCCTTTTAGTTTTGCTTCTGAGTTTTCTGGTTTGGCGTTGGGAAGAAATTTTACTTGTGCTATGAGGGCAAGAAATGGATTGGTGGCATGTTGGGGAGGAAGCAATAGATTTGAATTTGACAACAGTGTGATTGAAAACATTTCCTTTGAGACTATTGTTGCAGGTTTAGATTTTGTATGCGGATTAACGTCGAGTAATTTATCGACGATTTGTTGGGGACCCGGGTGGTCCAACATGACCGGCGAGCTTCCATTGGGAATTGTTCTTCCGGGTCCATGTGTTTATTCTTCATGTAACGCATGCGGTGTATATCCAAATTCTGAGGCTCTGTGTGATGGGTCTGGGAATATATGCAAGTCTTGCACGATTGAAATGCCGTTGGCAGTTCCAGTGCCGCCGGTGGCATCATCACCGCCTTCACAGCCGGTTTCTCCACCCGCAACCAAAGCCAGGAACAAGTTTTCATTGCCGTTTATGATTGTTGGATCAGTCGGCGGTTTTGCAGGCATTTGCAGCATTGTCTTTTGCTTATGGGCTGGAGTACATGGTTTGTTGCGCAAGAACGATTCTAATTCTGTTCAACCCAACAATGTGGATACTGTCGCTGATTCAAATGCCCCAACTCCAAGCTCATTGAAGAGGCAGAGAAGTGGGTCGTCAACAACATCCAAGCACACGGACAGGACGCGGATCTTTTCTTTCTCAGAGCTTTCCTCTGCCACCAACAACTTCTCAATAGAAAACAAGATTGGCGCTGGGAGCTTCGGCAGTGTTTACAAAGGCAACCTCATGGATGGCCGCGAAGTCGCCATCAAAAGGGGAGAAACTTCTGTCAGAACAAAGAAATTTCAGGAAAAAGAAATCGCCTTCGATTCTGAATTGGTATTGTTGTCTCGGATTCACCACAAGCATTTAGTTGGGTTAGTCGGATTCTGTGAAGAGAGCGACGAGAGGCTTCTGGTTTACGAGTACATGAGCAATGGTGCCCTCCATGATCATCTCCATAGCAAGAACAATGTTGAAAGAAGCAGCAGCGTTTTGAATAGTTGGCAAATGAGGATCAAAATTGCATTAGACGCTGCGAGAGGAATTGAATATCTGCACAGTTACGCAGTGCCGCCCATCATTCACAGAGACATCAAGTCCTCAAACATACTTTTAGACGCGAATTGGACTGCAAGAGTGTCTGATTTTGGATTGTCACTGATATTGAGACCAGATTCTGAACATGAATCCATGTCATCCAAGGCCGTTGGAACAGTCGGCTACATAGATCCTGAGTACTATGTACTAAACGTTTTGACAGCAAAGAGTGATGTCTATGGCTTAGGCGTGGTGTTGTTAGAGCTTTTGACAGGGAAGAGAGCTGTGTTCAAGAATGAAGAGGATGGGACGGCGGGTCCTATAGGCGTGGTGGAGTATGCAGCGCCACTGATATTGGCGGGGGAGCTGCAAAAGGTGGTGGATCGAAGGGTTGGGCTGCCGGAACTCCACGAGGCCGGGGCGGTTCATCTGTTGGCTTACATTGCTGCGCGTTGCGTGAGCTTGGAGGGAAAGGAGAGGCCTGGCATGAGTGACATTGTTGCCAATTTGGAGAGGGCAGTAGCTCTTTGTGAGGAGAACCCCGGCAGACTCTCTCCTACTACAATGTCCACTCGTTCAGAATGA
- the LOC133876668 gene encoding uncharacterized protein LOC133876668 encodes MKIVSFAFRSCQNGLSRRSPRPHLVRTLSTDATSGSGGVDGNKQTNSFERADEFERRIFGDSSGGNAKSDAFFQKLDRLGGRDRLGPRVSEGRNSQTLDSLDESFNTLSDGLDGRLKEAAAYFQFDSDEIMKEDYTFRPDMNFERGMTYETKDLDLRRPGVWRPAKGPEFETTTKEVLEKADFRNVRFLANFITEAGIINKRSKTRISAKAQRKVAREIKTARAFGLMPFTTMGTKSFMFGRTMENLDKDFEYESYDSQIIADGKDPLEA; translated from the exons ATGAAAATCGTCTCTTTCGCGTTTCGTTCATGTCAAAATGGCTTATCGCGCCGATCTCCGCGACCCCATTTAGTCCGAACTCTCTCTACAGATGCAACTTCAG GTAGTGGTGGGGTTGATGGTAATAAGCAAACAAACTCATTTGAGCGAGCAGATGAGTTTGAGAGGCGGATTTTTGGTGACTCTTCTGGGGGCAATGCTAAGTCCGATGCCTTTTTCCAAAAGCTTGATAGACTGGGGGGTCGCGACAGATTGGGTCCTAGAGTGAGTGAAGGACGTAATTCCCAGACACTGGATAGCCTAGATGAAAGTTTCAACACATTGTCCGATGGATTGGATGGGAGGTTGAAGGAAGCAGCCGcatattttcagtttgattcaGACGAAATAATGAAAGAAGATTACACGTTTAGACCGGATATGAATTTTGAACGTGGAATGACTTATGAGACAAAG GATCTTGATCTTAGAAGGCCAGGAGTGTGGAGACCTGCCAAAGGGCCTGAATTTGAAACTACTACAAAGGAGGTTCTAGAAAAAGCTGATTTTAGG AATGTCAGATTCCTCGCAAACTTCATAACAGAGGCTGGAATTATTAACAAGAGGAGCAAG ACTCGCATTAGTGCCAAGGCTCAGAGGAAGGTTGCTAGGGAGATCAAAACAGCCCGAGCTTTTGGTTTAATGCCTTTCACAACCATGGGGACAAAATCGTTTATGTTTGGAAGAACTATGGAAAATCTTGATAAGGATTTCGAATATGAAAGTTATGATAGCCAGATCATTGCAGATGGTAAGGACCCTCTGGAAGCTTAG